One Salvia splendens isolate huo1 chromosome 12, SspV2, whole genome shotgun sequence genomic window carries:
- the LOC121758622 gene encoding probable galactinol--sucrose galactosyltransferase 2, translating to MTITAVPVVKNGCLMVRGKVVLTGVPDSVVVSPASSGAAFVGAKAPISSSCHVINLGILEDCKFMCLFIAKIWWMIPRVGRSASEIPLETQMLLLEVGEDSVLGVVEDEAPATGQRFYVLVLAVLDGAFRTTLQGTALNELQFCYQSGDAGVETAQAMEGVFVNSGDNPFELIKDSIKILSKHKGTFTHLENKKVPAHLDWFGWCTWDAFYTEVSPKGIKDGLESFKEGGISPKFLIIDDGWQETVNEFHKEGEPRIEGTQFATRLADIKENNKFCSEADGSSTNLKELIHYIKENYGLKYVYMWHALAGYWGGVLESSEALKKYNPKLEYPVLSQGNIGNIRDIALDSLEKYGVGVIDPHKVFDFYNDMHSYLASSGVDGVKVDVQNLLETLGSGYGGRVSITKRYHEALDESIDRNFTENNLICCMCHNSDSIFSSKRSATARASEDFMPNEPTFQTLHIASVSFNSLLLGEIVVPDWDMFHSNHSTAEFHGAARAIGGCPVYVSDKPGKHNFKILRKLVLPDGSVLRARYAGRPTRDCLFVDPVMDGKSLLKIWNLNKVTGVVGAFNCQGAGSWPMKASESVETSAPTATSISGRVSPSDVEFLEEIAGENWIGDSVVYAFNSGTISRVAKGETIEVSLGLLQCEIFTTSPIKTLKGSIEFAPIGLINMYNSGGAIEECAVVGDRERIMIKARGCGVFGGYCSIKPSSCKVNKNEEEFTYNSENGLFTVYLHSDGSFKEIEIVF from the exons ATGACGATAACAGCAGTTCCAGTCGTTAAGAATGGCTGCCTCATGGTGAGAGGCAAGGTTGTCCTCACTGGAGTGCCAGACAGCGTTGTCGTCTCACCAGCAAGCTCGGGTGCAGCCTTTGTGGGGGCCAAGGCCCCCATCTCAAGCTCTTGCCATGTCATCAATCTTGGGATTCTTGA GGATTGCAAGTTTATGTGCTTGTTTATAGCCAAGATTTGGTGGATGATACCGCGAGTTGGGAGATCAGCGAGTGAGATTCCACTGGAGACTCAGATGCTTCTGTTGGAGGTGGGGGAGGATTCAGTGCTAGGCGTGGTGGAGGACGAAGCTCCTGCAACGGGGCAGAGATTCTACGTGCTCGTGTTGGCTGTGTTGGACGGAGCCTTTAGGACTACTTTGCAGGGGACTGCATTGAATGAGCTTCAGTTCTGCTACCAAAGTG GTGATGCTGGTGTTGAAACTGCACAAGCAATGGAAGGAGTGTTTGTTAACTCAGGGGATAATCCTTTTGAATTGATCAAGGATTCAATCAA GATTCTGTCCAAACACAAGGGTACATTCACTCATCTAGAAAACAAGAAG GTTCCCGCACATTTGGATTGGTTTGGCTGGTGCACTTGGGATGCATTCTATACAGAAGTCAGCCCAAAAGGCATCAAAGATGGCCTTGAGAG CTTCAAAGAAGGAGGGATTTCTCCGAAGTTCTTGATCATAGATGACGGGTGGCAGGAAACAGTCAACGAGTTCCACAAAGAAGGAGAACCTCGGATTGAAGGAACACA gTTTGCAACAAGATTGGCAGATATAAAAGAGAACAACAAATTCTGTTCAGAAGCAGATGGTTCGAGCACGAACTTGAAAGAACTGATTCATTACATCAAAGAGAATTATGGACTAAA GTATGTGTACATGTGGCATGCCTTAGCCGGTTACTGGGGTGGAGTTCTTGAATCATCTGAGGCTCTGAAAAAGTACAACCCTAAGCTCGAATACCCAGTTCTGTCTCAGGGAAACATCGGTAACATAAGAGACATAGCCCTCGACAGCTTGGAGAAGTACGGTGTGGGAGTGATCGATCCCCACAAGGTTTTCGACTTCTACAATGATATGCACAGCTACCTTGCCAGTAGTGGTGTGGATGGTGTCAAGGTTGATGTTCAGAATTTGTTGGAGACATTAGGATCTGGATATGGTGGCCGTGTCTCAATCACTAAACGGTATCATGAAGCTCTCGATGAGTCCATAGACAGAAACTTCACAGAGAATAATCTGATCTGCTGCATGTGCCACAATTCAGACTCCATTTTCAG CTCTAAGAGGAGTGCCACAGCTAGAGCATCTGAGGATTTCATGCCTAATGAGCCAACTTTTCAGACATTACACATTGCATCAGTCTCTTTCAACAGCCTTCTACTTGGAGAGATTGTAGTTCCTGATTGGGATATGTTTCAT AGCAACCATAGCACAGCTGAGTTCCACGGTGCAGCAAGGGCGATAGGGGGCTGCCCGGTGTATGTTAG TGATAAGCCGGGAAAGCACAATTTCAAGATCCTGAGGAAGCTCGTTCTGCCTGATGGATCCGTGCTTCGGGCTAGATATGCAGGCAGGCCTACCCGGGACTGCCTGTTTGTGGACCCTGTCATGGATGGGAAGag CCTTCTCAAGATATGGAACTTGAACAAGGTGACTGGAGTTGTAGGTGCTTTCAACTGCCAAGGAGCCGGGTCTTGGCCTATGAAAGCGTCTGAATCGGTCGAGACATCTGCCCCCACGGCCACTTCTATCTCCGGCCGTGTGAGTCCAAGCGATGTAGAGTTTCTTGAAGAAATTGCTGGGGAAAACTGGATAGGAGACTCAGTTGTGTATGCATTTAACTCAGGAACAATTTCTAGAGTGGCAAAGGGTGAAACTATTGAAGTGTCATTAGGCCTATTACAATGTGAAATCTTCACCACCTCACCAATAAAG ACACTCAAAGGTAGCATTGAGTTTGCTCCCATTGGCTTGATCAACATGTACAACTCCGGTGGAGCAATCGAAGAATGTGCGGTCGTTGGTGACCGAGAAAGAATAATGATCAAAGCAAGAGGATGTGGAGTATTTGGAGGGTATTGCAGCATCAAACCAAGTTCTTGCAAGGTTAACAAGAATGAGGAGGAGTTCACATACAACTCTGAGAATGGACTATTCACGGTCTATCTTCATAGTGATGGCAGTTTCAAGGAGATTGAAATTGTATTTTAA